In Bacillus sp. BGMRC 2118, a single genomic region encodes these proteins:
- the menH gene encoding 2-succinyl-6-hydroxy-2,4-cyclohexadiene-1-carboxylate synthase: MKRNINGVTYSFKMDGTGPAVLLLHGFTGCKENWDSVQAMLSSHYQVITVDLIGHGKTDSPTELDRYNIESVCHDIKKLLEELNLTKVHLLGYSMGGRVALAFTCIYPEIVQSLVLESSSPGLQDEVDREKRFFADEKLAAKIEEEGLEAFIDFWEEIPLFETQRKLSLKKQLSIRSQRLQNNPIGLANSLRGMGTGRQPSYWGNLESLDIPVLLLCGELDEKFCFTAENMNKLLQNATINKVMAAGHAIHVEQPRIFGKIVLEHIQQNT, from the coding sequence ATGAAGAGGAATATAAATGGCGTAACATATTCATTTAAAATGGATGGTACTGGTCCAGCTGTATTGTTACTTCACGGATTTACAGGCTGTAAGGAAAACTGGGACAGCGTCCAAGCAATGTTATCATCACACTATCAAGTCATAACGGTTGACTTAATCGGGCATGGTAAAACAGACTCCCCAACGGAATTAGACAGATATAACATAGAGTCGGTATGCCATGATATAAAAAAACTACTGGAAGAGCTTAATCTCACAAAGGTGCACCTACTTGGGTATTCTATGGGAGGCAGGGTAGCACTTGCGTTTACTTGCATATACCCAGAGATTGTCCAATCATTAGTATTAGAAAGTAGTTCACCAGGATTACAGGATGAGGTGGATCGAGAAAAACGCTTCTTCGCCGATGAAAAGCTAGCTGCCAAAATCGAAGAAGAGGGGCTCGAAGCGTTCATTGATTTTTGGGAAGAGATCCCACTCTTTGAGACGCAACGAAAACTATCACTTAAGAAGCAGTTGTCGATTCGTTCACAGCGTCTGCAGAACAACCCAATTGGACTTGCGAACAGTTTACGCGGTATGGGTACGGGAAGACAGCCGTCCTACTGGGGGAATTTGGAGAGTCTTGATATTCCAGTATTACTTCTTTGTGGTGAATTGGATGAAAAATTTTGTTTCACTGCAGAAAACATGAACAAATTGCTACAAAATGCTACAATTAATAAGGTAATGGCTGCTGGCCATGCAATTCATGTGGAACAACCACGAATTTTTGGTAAAATAGTGTTGGAGCATATCCAACAAAATACATAA
- a CDS encoding elongation factor G-binding protein: MTDKFIKNEQINFIRNQINLIKDSTSKNVPHAVLKAVKDMANAKILSLIPHGTSEQQNVLDIAQLKTDDEYHQYMNHLMEFVIPFPQISNTHLKKLFPKNKKLKLPDLSKIDRSQLTYFSWLDVSSNKRIIMYELEGELVGIESKDTPTSKKNICSFCDGYGEVTYFSTIVKEKKSKNPDYYKSRGNYICTDSSLCNKRITSVDYLTSYLKDVLAR; this comes from the coding sequence ATGACAGATAAATTCATAAAGAATGAACAGATAAATTTTATAAGAAATCAAATTAACTTAATAAAAGACAGTACAAGTAAGAATGTACCACATGCAGTGTTGAAAGCTGTAAAAGACATGGCTAATGCCAAAATTTTATCGTTAATTCCACATGGTACATCCGAGCAACAGAATGTGTTGGACATCGCTCAATTGAAAACTGACGATGAATATCATCAATATATGAATCACCTAATGGAATTTGTTATACCGTTTCCTCAGATTTCTAATACGCATCTAAAAAAGTTGTTTCCGAAAAATAAAAAACTAAAGCTGCCTGACTTATCAAAGATAGACAGAAGTCAGTTAACTTATTTTAGCTGGCTGGATGTAAGCTCTAATAAAAGAATAATTATGTATGAATTGGAAGGTGAATTAGTCGGAATTGAGAGTAAGGATACACCAACCAGTAAAAAGAATATTTGTTCCTTTTGCGATGGCTACGGAGAAGTTACGTATTTCTCAACAATTGTAAAAGAAAAGAAATCCAAAAATCCTGATTATTATAAATCAAGGGGTAACTACATTTGTACGGACAGTTCCCTTTGTAATAAGAGAATTACAAGTGTAGATTATTTAACATCTTACTTAAAGGACGTATTAGCACGATAA
- the menD gene encoding 2-succinyl-5-enolpyruvyl-6-hydroxy-3-cyclohexene-1-carboxylic-acid synthase, whose protein sequence is MDGNYALTEYLATFIDELVATGVKHAVISPGSRSTPLALLMAEHPTLQTWINIDERSAGFFALGIAKSLKEPVALLCTSGTAAANYFPAIVEATYSRVPLVVLTADRPHELREVGAPQAINQLDMYGSYSKWFVEMAIPENTPSLLNYAKTVAARAVATSMASPAGIVHVNFPLREPLVPNFDHVVWNHDDTSKKVITKRIEKLSESVTALMKEVSEYEKGIIVCGPHDQEGFPKAVTELASILGYPILADPLSQVRSGDHSKEHVVECYDAILRSSEAFNALKPDVVIRLGAMPVSKVLTQLISTSDARYHIVVDEDLGFRDPTLKATHFLQHDEVIFCKEVAAGVGSNREEKGYLHEWLKANELARKILQSHVSDFNFEGDVVRRLSSTLKPSMSLFIGNSMPVRDIDSFYFTDDKHIRILANRGANGIDGIISTALGASVEGKRLVLLVGDITFYHDLNGLLASKLHNLPITIVVVNNNGGGIFSFLPQAKEEKHFELLFGTPMDLDFEKVVTMYGGHFKRVQSWSEYEDELIQSYESEQLTVIEVQTASREENVKLHRNLWNEVTDELKKLF, encoded by the coding sequence ATGGACGGTAATTATGCGTTAACGGAATATTTGGCAACATTTATAGACGAACTGGTAGCAACAGGAGTGAAACATGCTGTTATTAGCCCAGGGTCAAGGTCGACACCTTTGGCCCTTTTAATGGCGGAACATCCAACATTACAGACATGGATCAACATTGATGAGCGATCAGCTGGATTTTTTGCACTTGGAATTGCAAAGTCTCTGAAAGAACCTGTTGCATTATTATGTACCTCTGGGACAGCAGCTGCTAATTATTTTCCAGCCATCGTCGAAGCGACTTACTCAAGAGTTCCACTTGTTGTATTAACAGCAGACCGACCTCATGAGTTACGCGAGGTAGGTGCACCTCAAGCGATTAATCAACTTGATATGTATGGAAGCTATAGCAAATGGTTTGTAGAGATGGCCATACCGGAAAATACACCATCTCTTCTGAACTATGCGAAAACTGTTGCAGCCCGGGCAGTCGCAACTTCAATGGCTTCTCCTGCTGGAATTGTGCATGTGAATTTTCCATTACGTGAACCACTCGTTCCGAATTTCGACCATGTAGTGTGGAATCATGATGATACATCGAAAAAGGTGATCACGAAGAGGATAGAAAAGTTATCTGAATCTGTGACTGCTCTTATGAAAGAGGTAAGTGAATACGAGAAGGGGATTATAGTATGTGGTCCTCATGATCAAGAAGGATTTCCAAAAGCAGTAACGGAGCTAGCCAGTATATTAGGATATCCTATTCTTGCTGATCCACTGTCACAGGTAAGAAGCGGGGACCATTCAAAAGAACATGTCGTCGAGTGTTACGATGCCATTCTTAGAAGTAGTGAGGCATTTAACGCGTTAAAGCCTGATGTCGTAATTCGTCTGGGAGCTATGCCTGTATCAAAAGTTCTTACCCAATTAATCTCGACTTCAGATGCTCGTTATCATATTGTTGTAGATGAAGATTTAGGATTTAGAGACCCGACACTGAAGGCTACTCATTTTTTACAACATGATGAAGTTATTTTTTGCAAGGAAGTTGCCGCTGGGGTAGGAAGTAACCGTGAAGAAAAAGGATACTTGCATGAATGGTTAAAGGCAAATGAATTAGCGAGAAAGATCTTGCAATCTCACGTATCGGATTTTAATTTTGAAGGAGACGTAGTTAGACGATTATCTTCCACATTGAAGCCTTCTATGAGCTTATTTATCGGCAACAGTATGCCAGTGCGTGATATTGATTCGTTTTACTTTACTGATGATAAACATATCCGAATTCTTGCCAATCGTGGAGCAAACGGAATTGATGGAATTATCTCAACAGCACTTGGAGCAAGCGTGGAAGGAAAGAGACTTGTATTACTAGTTGGTGATATTACGTTTTATCATGATTTAAATGGACTACTAGCTAGTAAGCTGCATAATCTTCCAATCACGATTGTTGTGGTGAATAATAATGGTGGGGGAATTTTCTCATTCTTGCCTCAGGCAAAGGAAGAAAAGCACTTTGAATTATTATTTGGGACACCGATGGATCTTGATTTTGAAAAGGTTGTAACGATGTATGGCGGCCATTTTAAACGAGTTCAATCATGGTCAGAATATGAGGATGAATTAATTCAAAGCTATGAGTCAGAACAATTAACGGTTATCGAAGTTCAAACTGCCAGCAGAGAAGAAAATGTGAAACTACATAGAAATCTTTGGAATGAAGTAACAGATGAGCTGAAAAAATTGTTTTAA
- the menC gene encoding o-succinylbenzoate synthase, protein MKIKSVTIYQVKLQLIAPFAASYGEMSDREALIIEVMDESGRSGWGECVAFSLPWYTEETVKTAYHMLEDFLIPLLKSKNFAHPSEFVNEMNIYKRNNMAKASIEGALWDLYGKQQGKSLSELWGGTRMEIEAGVVVGLGAIEEMSSKIEQHLEEGYKRFKVKIKPGSDYQLLKQLRERFPSLPLMADANSAYTLQDLDMLKALDEFHLMMIEQPLGSDDMIDHAELQRTVKTPICLDESIISSEDARKAIQLGSTKVINIKMGRVGGALEAIKIHDICREAEVPVWCGGMLETGISRAHNIALASLPQFTIPGDISASSRYWKKDIIQPEVKVINGKIKVPSTPGLGVEVDTEQLRFYTVHKKAYEFTK, encoded by the coding sequence ATGAAGATAAAGAGTGTAACCATTTATCAAGTAAAGCTTCAGCTTATTGCACCGTTTGCAGCTAGCTATGGGGAAATGTCAGATCGAGAAGCACTCATTATAGAAGTGATGGATGAAAGTGGTCGATCAGGCTGGGGAGAGTGTGTAGCATTTTCATTGCCATGGTATACAGAGGAAACTGTCAAAACAGCCTATCACATGTTAGAGGATTTTCTGATACCACTTCTAAAGAGCAAGAACTTTGCACATCCATCGGAGTTCGTGAATGAAATGAATATTTATAAACGAAATAATATGGCAAAGGCATCGATAGAAGGAGCGCTTTGGGATTTATACGGTAAGCAGCAGGGCAAATCATTGTCTGAACTATGGGGTGGAACGAGAATGGAAATTGAAGCGGGAGTTGTTGTTGGTTTAGGGGCGATAGAAGAGATGTCCAGTAAAATTGAACAACACCTTGAGGAAGGATATAAACGCTTCAAAGTGAAAATTAAGCCAGGTTCTGATTATCAATTACTCAAACAGTTGAGAGAGAGGTTTCCTTCTTTACCACTTATGGCTGATGCAAATTCAGCTTATACGCTACAAGATCTAGACATGCTAAAAGCATTGGATGAGTTTCATTTAATGATGATTGAACAACCACTAGGATCGGATGATATGATTGATCATGCCGAATTACAACGTACGGTGAAAACTCCAATTTGTCTAGATGAGAGCATAATTTCAAGTGAGGACGCGAGGAAAGCAATTCAATTGGGTAGTACGAAAGTGATCAATATAAAAATGGGACGTGTCGGTGGAGCGCTTGAGGCCATAAAGATCCATGATATATGCAGGGAAGCAGAGGTGCCGGTATGGTGTGGAGGAATGCTCGAAACGGGAATATCAAGAGCACATAATATAGCACTAGCCAGCTTACCGCAATTTACTATCCCGGGAGATATCTCTGCCTCCTCACGCTATTGGAAAAAGGATATTATTCAGCCCGAAGTAAAGGTCATCAATGGGAAAATAAAGGTACCTTCAACACCTGGACTTGGTGTTGAAGTGGATACAGAACAATTACGGTTTTATACGGTACATAAAAAAGCATACGAGTTCACAAAGTGA
- the menB gene encoding 1,4-dihydroxy-2-naphthoyl-CoA synthase — MTVEWVAERKYEDILYETYKGIAKITINRPEVRNAFRPKTVMELIDAFAYARDDSNVGVIVLAGAGDDAFCSGGDQRVRGHGGYVGEDEIPRLNVLDLQRLIRVIPKPVIAMVSGYAIGGGHVLHVVCDLTIAADNAIFGQTGPKVGSFDAGYGSGYLARIIGHKKAREIWFLCRQYNAQEALDMGLVNTVVPLDQLEAETIKWCEEMLEKSPTALRFIKAAMNADTDGLAGLQQFAGDATLLYYTTEEAKEGRDAFKEKRQPDFGQFPRFP; from the coding sequence ATGACAGTTGAATGGGTTGCTGAAAGAAAATATGAAGATATCCTATATGAAACATACAAAGGTATTGCAAAAATTACCATTAACCGTCCAGAAGTAAGAAATGCTTTCCGTCCTAAAACAGTGATGGAGTTAATTGATGCATTTGCTTACGCGAGAGATGATTCAAATGTTGGGGTAATCGTATTAGCAGGTGCCGGGGACGACGCATTTTGCTCAGGTGGAGACCAACGAGTAAGAGGACATGGTGGATATGTTGGGGAAGACGAAATTCCACGTTTAAACGTTCTTGATCTTCAACGTTTAATCCGTGTGATTCCTAAGCCGGTTATTGCAATGGTTTCAGGCTATGCAATTGGTGGAGGACATGTATTACACGTAGTATGTGATTTAACAATCGCTGCAGACAATGCTATTTTTGGACAAACTGGTCCTAAGGTTGGTAGCTTTGATGCTGGTTACGGCTCTGGCTATTTAGCTCGTATTATCGGTCATAAGAAAGCTAGAGAAATCTGGTTCCTATGCCGTCAGTACAATGCGCAAGAAGCATTAGACATGGGCTTAGTTAACACAGTTGTACCACTAGATCAATTAGAAGCAGAAACAATCAAATGGTGTGAAGAAATGCTAGAAAAGAGCCCAACAGCTCTACGCTTTATTAAAGCAGCAATGAATGCTGACACAGACGGCCTAGCTGGACTTCAACAATTTGCGGGTGACGCTACCCTTCTTTACTACACAACAGAAGAAGCAAAAGAAGGTCGTGACGCATTCAAAGAGAAACGTCAACCTGACTTCGGTCAATTCCCACGTTTCCCTTGA
- a CDS encoding DoxX family membrane protein, protein MVVNFLRNHKISAILLTVLRIYFGFTWMTAGWGKLTGGGFDASGFLKGAIANPVAGPDGVVYGWYVTFLENFALPNVELFNFIVPLGEFLVGLGLLLGCFTTAAAFFGIVMNFAFMLAGTVSHNPTDVLMGFIIMFAGYNAGKYGLDRWVVPFIKKQMKTQPKEKKEEHKPVTV, encoded by the coding sequence ATGGTCGTAAACTTCTTAAGAAATCATAAAATCAGTGCTATATTATTAACAGTTTTACGTATATATTTTGGATTTACTTGGATGACTGCAGGCTGGGGGAAACTTACAGGTGGGGGATTTGACGCAAGTGGATTCTTAAAAGGAGCTATTGCAAATCCTGTGGCTGGTCCAGATGGAGTTGTGTATGGTTGGTATGTAACTTTTCTAGAGAATTTTGCTTTACCAAACGTGGAGCTTTTTAACTTTATCGTTCCGCTAGGTGAATTTTTAGTTGGATTAGGTTTATTACTTGGATGTTTTACAACAGCAGCTGCCTTCTTCGGGATCGTCATGAACTTCGCCTTCATGCTTGCTGGTACAGTATCTCACAATCCAACAGACGTACTAATGGGATTCATCATTATGTTTGCTGGTTATAATGCAGGAAAATACGGACTTGATCGTTGGGTAGTACCATTTATTAAAAAACAAATGAAAACTCAACCTAAAGAGAAGAAAGAGGAACACAAGCCTGTCACCGTATAA
- the menE gene encoding o-succinylbenzoate--CoA ligase, protein MQHTPNWLMQRAYLTPNRVALQMESRELTFKELHENVLLTTRRFRQLGIKQGMRVAILASNSIEMVELLHACKYLGVVTILLNIRLTSHELVWQIEDADADFVVADDRFNHLVQDSMAKVIKISTLQHTQPSEEDLAIQTEFNLDNTDTIMYTSGTTGSPKGVLHTYGNHYNSAVGSALNLGLYHQDVWLACVPFFHVSGLSILMKSVIYGMKVIIHEGFDAKAINRSIQTEHVTMISLVSTMLRHVISDLQESNQSYPDTFRCVLLGGGPAPKPLLEQSKELGIPVYQTYGMTETASQIVTLAPEYSISKLGSAGKPLFHSQVKIMNEGVDQAALQPGEITVKGPTVTAGYYKRDEATKASIQNGWLATGDIGYVDEDGFLFVLDRRKDLIISGGENIYPAEIESVLLSHPSIQEAGVVGKEDEKWGQVPVAFIVASDITEAEVKDYCVERLAKYKVPAEVHFLTELPRNATNKLQRHKLQHYIR, encoded by the coding sequence ATTCAGCATACACCAAATTGGCTCATGCAACGCGCATATTTGACACCAAATCGAGTTGCCCTGCAAATGGAGAGCCGAGAACTGACATTTAAAGAATTACACGAAAATGTGTTACTCACTACGAGAAGGTTTCGTCAACTAGGAATAAAACAAGGGATGAGAGTTGCGATATTAGCTTCTAACAGCATTGAAATGGTTGAACTATTACATGCTTGTAAGTACTTAGGTGTCGTGACCATATTATTAAATATAAGATTAACATCACATGAGCTTGTATGGCAGATTGAAGATGCGGATGCAGATTTTGTAGTGGCTGACGATCGCTTTAATCATCTCGTTCAAGATTCCATGGCAAAAGTCATCAAAATAAGTACATTACAACATACTCAGCCAAGTGAAGAGGACCTAGCCATTCAAACCGAATTTAATTTAGACAATACAGATACCATCATGTATACCTCTGGAACAACAGGTTCACCAAAGGGAGTCCTGCATACGTATGGAAATCATTACAATAGTGCGGTGGGCTCAGCTTTAAATTTGGGACTATATCATCAAGATGTATGGTTAGCGTGTGTTCCTTTCTTTCATGTGAGTGGATTATCCATATTAATGAAGAGTGTGATATATGGTATGAAGGTCATCATTCATGAAGGATTTGATGCGAAGGCAATCAATCGCTCCATCCAAACAGAGCATGTTACGATGATTTCATTAGTAAGTACGATGCTAAGGCATGTGATAAGTGATCTACAAGAATCTAATCAATCATATCCTGACACATTTAGGTGCGTGCTGTTGGGCGGGGGGCCTGCACCGAAGCCACTATTAGAACAAAGTAAAGAATTGGGTATTCCGGTATATCAAACGTACGGAATGACAGAGACCGCTTCACAAATTGTGACGCTAGCACCTGAATATAGCATCTCGAAACTTGGTTCTGCAGGTAAGCCCCTTTTTCATTCACAAGTGAAGATTATGAATGAAGGAGTTGATCAAGCCGCTCTTCAACCTGGAGAAATCACGGTAAAAGGCCCTACTGTTACAGCAGGCTATTACAAGCGAGACGAAGCAACGAAAGCTTCTATTCAAAATGGGTGGCTAGCAACTGGTGATATCGGCTATGTAGATGAAGACGGCTTTTTATTTGTCTTAGACAGAAGAAAAGATTTAATTATCTCTGGCGGGGAAAATATCTATCCAGCTGAAATTGAAAGTGTCTTACTGTCTCATCCCTCCATTCAGGAAGCCGGGGTTGTGGGCAAAGAGGATGAAAAATGGGGACAAGTCCCTGTAGCCTTTATTGTAGCATCAGATATAACAGAAGCAGAAGTGAAGGATTATTGTGTAGAGCGACTAGCCAAGTATAAAGTTCCAGCAGAGGTACATTTTCTAACAGAGCTCCCAAGAAATGCAACAAATAAGCTGCAGCGACATAAGCTTCAGCACTATATAAGGTGA